The following is a genomic window from Motacilla alba alba isolate MOTALB_02 chromosome 24, Motacilla_alba_V1.0_pri, whole genome shotgun sequence.
TGGCTGGCAGGACTGCTCAGCACCCGGGagggcagacacagcttctcCCTCACTCCTGGGAGGGCAGCTTTCCAGTTGCTGTTCTGGCACCACTTTGCATTCACTCCCCCCTCCAAGGCCTCTGATTTCCAGTCCAAGGGCCCATCCCAAACACTCCACAGCCACACACTgatgtttgtttgggtttttttctcaaaccCCCACATCTgccccatgggcactgtcaCCACAGCGTGGCCACATGTGACATCCCTGTGGAATAAACACAGCCCGAGTCAGGGATTTCTCCAAGTGTTTTATTAAACCACAGTGAAAAAGGAGCAGTACCACACTGCTCTCGATGGGTActcgtttgtttgtttgctctaCCCATCTCCTGTGGTAACAGTAACAAACCATCTGGGTTCAGTTCAGTGCACTGactcaggagcagcaccagggctgggtCTCAGCTCTCTGTCAACGAGAGCAGGATTCAGAGGGTCACACACCTTTGCAGGTGCAGAGGCTTGAAGCCCTGGCGAGGAAGGAGCTCATGCTCAGACcaaactttgctttttaagaTGAAGCAAAGGCTTCACTTGCTTCGCTGGCCCTTTCTGAGCTCAGAAAGAACATCAGGGTctcctccagagcagcctcctggTGCCTCTGGTTTATTCCCACACAATCAGGATGTCCTTCTTGCAGAGATTGCTGTCTCTAGCTGCTGTGGAGCGGCTTGGCATACACAGGCTCCATGAGGTGGTAAATCAGGAACAGGAACAGGCACCCCAGGAAGACCAGGCTCATCACAGCCAGGAGGATGAAGCGGCCAATGAGGAAGGTGTCCACAACctgcagggaagagaaacaCAAAGATCCCAGCAGGTCACAGCCCCAGTCTGCTCCAGGAGCCCGGAGGGAGCGCACCATGTCCTGGAAAAAAGAACTCCGGGGCTCCCCCAGATTTCTCTCCTTGCTTTTCATCCCCGGGACGCACAGTGTGCGACAAATGAGAACAAGAATCCTGCAACAAGCTACTGGGAATGTTAATGTGGAGCAGCACAGTTctgagcacagggaagagaCAGCAGTCAAGCCCTGaagcagctctccccagccacAAACCTCCAGCCCTGATTCCCTTTTAGAAGGGAGATAGcgagaaaagagaaaaataacaattaaaaaaaaaagctatggTAGCTAGGCAAGACAAAGAGAAGCCCACGGCGAGGAGGCTGTTTGTGAaatcccctctctgctgcccagaccccccagagctctgctcagccccagctcagctttATCCATCGCATTAGCTCAGCCCTGGTGCTCCTGCAGAGAGTCTCTGGTGAGCCAAGTGCTGGCTCCTTCTGCACGTTTCACTTTTTAATTAGCCAATTAGCAGAGTTTTGGTGCAGAAAGCCCAGGTCATGTATTATTGATAGGCAGGGCAGGTCCAGTCCAATTGAGGATCCataaaaaaataagctttcCAATTCCATTTGCCTCCCGGGCAACAAACACGCACTGGGCTGCCCTTCATCTCACTCCTAACCTTCACAGGAGCAGGTCAGATGTGacacagagggaagaaaagaacattACAAGTACCTTTTAGTAGGGATTTACACAGGACAAGAACCAGAAGAGCAATAATTAACATGCATTAATAATAGAACAGAGGAAACGGCACCTGAAAGGCCACAAAACTTTGTGTACTCAAAGCCCAAAGAGCTCTGGGAGAGCTCAAGgtggcagctcagccagcctgATCCAAAAACTGGGGGAGATGCCTGGGCCTGACAAGGCAGATGGCTTCAAGCACGGCAAGAACCTACAAGAGAGCTGAAGAGCTGTTATTGGGCTTTAATCAGAAATCAGAGCTGAGGGAGAAGTGGAAGGAGAACGATAAGGAAAGGGAATggcagagagggagcagaggctgctggagccGGGAGGGACCAAAGCAGGAGGGCAATCCCTGCACAGAGCCCCTGGGGACGGGAGGAGGGAGCCAAGCCCCCCGGGTCAGGTGGACCAGTGTGTAAATCAGCAATTGAGTCACAGAAATTAATGCTCCAGGAGCTGACACAGCCAGTGCCAGTGGGAgactgctggaggaggagagcacaAAGGCAGCACGGGGCAATCTCCGGGGCACGGGGATGAGATGGTACCGGGGCTGTCTCTGAGCTAAAAGCCCATTCCCGGGGCCTCAGGGCATCCTGCAGCCCATCCCCGGGGTGAGGAACCATCCCCAGGGCATCCTGCAGCCCATCCCCGGGGTGAGGAACCATCCCCAGGGCATCCTGCAGCCCATCCCAGGAGTGAGGAACCATCCCCAGGGCATCCTGCAGCCCATCCCCGGGGTGAGGAACCATCCCCAGGGCATCCTGCAGCCCATCCCAGGAGTGAGGAACCATCCCCAGGGCATCCTGCAGCCCATCCCCGGGGTGAGGAACCATCCCCAGGGCATCCTGCAGCCCATCCCAGGAGTGAGGAACCATCCCCAGGGCTCCAGGATGGCCGCAAGGGCTGTCCGTGGCTCATCGCGGGGCACGGCCGGGGTGCCGCCCCTCCGCCCGGGCTCACCTCCTCAGCGCCGGCGGGGGTCGGCCTCTCGCCCTCCcgggggaaaagcagcagcgCGGCCGTGAGCGCGGCGGCTCCGAGCGTCACCGGCACCGCGGCGACCCTGCGGCGAcagcggggagcggcggggcgaGCTCAGCTCCGGCGGGCCCGACCCCGCGCGCACCGGGACAGTCCCGCCCGGTCCCCGGGCTCACCGGGACAATCCCGCCCGGTCCCCGGGCTCACCGGGACAGTCCCGTCCCCATTCCCGCGCTCACTGGGCCCGCGCCTCTCTCGCCCCCGCTCTCACCGGGCCGGTCCCGTCCGGTCTCCGCTCTCACCGGGCCGGTCCCGCCCCATCCCCGCTCTCACCGGGCCGGTCCCGTCCCATCCCCAGGGCTCACCGGGCCGGTCCCGCCCCATCCCCGCGCTCACCGGGCGCGGCCGGCGCGGCCCAGCGCCATCACGAGCAGCAGCGCCatggcccagagcagcagcagcgccagcACCCCCGGCCCCACGCCCAGCGCGCCCGCCAtgccgccccgcgccgccgcttCTGCCTAGCAACCGCGCCGCCCCGACCAATCAGCGCCGCCCGCAGCGCCGCCCGCGCTGTCTATTGGCTAAAGGGCGGAGGGAGGGGGCGCGGACCCCGCTTCCCCTGCCCCGCCTGGCGCTCTCTCGGCGCTTCCCATTGGCTGAGGGTGGAGGAGAGGGCGGGGCTTCCCGCGCGCCGCCGGAGGCGGGGGCGCGCCCGGGGGGCCGAGTgcccgatcccgatcccggcCCCGATCCCGgccccgatcccgatcccggcCCCGATCCTGGacccgatcccgatcccgatcccgatcccgatcccggcCCCCATCCTGGACCCGATCCCGTCCCCGATCCCGGCCCCGATCCTGGACCCGATACCGGACCCGATCCTGGTCCTAGTCCTGGTCCTGGTCCCGGTCGCAAT
Proteins encoded in this region:
- the TMEM218 gene encoding transmembrane protein 218 isoform X2, with the translated sequence MAGALGVGPGVLALLLLWAMALLLVMALGRAGRARVAAVPVTLGAAALTAALLLFPREGERPTPAGAEEVVDTFLIGRFILLAVMSLVFLGCLFLFLIYHLMEPVYAKPLHSS
- the TMEM218 gene encoding transmembrane protein 218 isoform X1, which translates into the protein MKYRSVGTGTGAEGNSRSTGSSRERSDGVQGRGTGSGWSGIRGIPWGHEGRGSIGTGVAAVPVTLGAAALTAALLLFPREGERPTPAGAEEVVDTFLIGRFILLAVMSLVFLGCLFLFLIYHLMEPVYAKPLHSS